The DNA region aaagaaaaagaaaaccaactCAATCATTCAAACATTATACTTTAGAGTTAAGAAATAAAGAGATGAAGCAGTGAATGCTCCAAGGGTAGTGACAGAACtaatgaagattgaagaagcTCCActtggaggaggaggaggaggagtttcACTGACAGGAGCTGGAGTCTCCTCACCGGTAGGTGGTGGTGACGGAGACTCCTCACCGGCAGGTGCTGGAGATGGTATTATATCTGTTGAGCCTGAAGGTGGAGGAGATGTGGTTGTGTTAGTATCCTGAGAGCGGTTGCTTCTATCTGCCAATACAATAACCAccatcttttcatttttttgacaGTTGTCTTTGTTGCCACTTATGAAGTAGAAAGGCCCAGATTGAGGCAACTGGACAACAGTGTGGCCATCAGTGTATTTTTGCTGATATGAGTCAGTGTTGCAATTGGTGTAGCTGTCCTGGTTTACTTGAAGCACCGAGTCTTGGTCGGGTTGGTAGTTAAAAACTGCAAGTGTGACAGAGTTGTACTTAAAAGTTAATTcaagtaatttaaaataatatatcatttGCTAATTAATTCAATACTTAGATTCCATTTGTTTTgatagggaaaaaaagaaatccaagATTGATCATATATCCTTGATTCATGCCTAATCAAGAACCTCATAGgtcaaattttcttgtatttgtatataaaaatattgtacagACATTTTTGTACTGAGAAAATGGTGCATTGAACAAGCAATAATTTATGTTAAAATGAAGACAGCTTGGGAATGATAACAACTTACGAAGAGAGTCTCCGATTTGAAATCG from Castanea sativa cultivar Marrone di Chiusa Pesio chromosome 6, ASM4071231v1 includes:
- the LOC142637928 gene encoding early nodulin-like protein 9, giving the protein MANTIFRLNPQNKVLYAVGLFCLMLLVQKGAATQFTVGGSKGWATPSPNDVHFNQWAENNRFQIGDSLLFNYQPDQDSVLQVNQDSYTNCNTDSYQQKYTDGHTVVQLPQSGPFYFISGNKDNCQKNEKMVVIVLADRSNRSQDTNTTTSPPPSGSTDIIPSPAPAGEESPSPPPTGEETPAPVSETPPPPPPSGASSIFISSVTTLGAFTASSLYFLTLKYNV